From Schistocerca americana isolate TAMUIC-IGC-003095 chromosome 9, iqSchAmer2.1, whole genome shotgun sequence, the proteins below share one genomic window:
- the LOC124550815 gene encoding serine/arginine repetitive matrix protein 2-like, with protein sequence MDSLNHPCPDGTGGPSRSQHTNLSGSESDTSCYDHLPAQGQSEAHRPQDNDPALSESELEPRTPRVRSAKTAASETLTRTLADTSESESEKERKAKLRKQKKHLRKVLRQRSKSADAATELMPPPRQPAPRAAPRAAPKAGDKPKPAQVAERKPGGPVGDGETGKSEPKAKTKASRPTTPPAGNTPDGSELAQVAGQKPGGPVGAGTSAQTRPAGETTVVWPQSQPSETAKKVRKPAQVARQQPGGPVGDSASSSRASTPTSGTERRKSRIRHKKRKKNKQPDSAQVAGIQPGGPVEDGKSRYKASPSNLATIQLIATRLEDVLELVDDSLKPGQLVEEKSLGDFRKRLRAKLFDWAMAQSALTGRVEALEEEMAKTRAAPTAPPKTFAQVVAAPPSPERKTQAMITKAQTEKATLFIKSKSNESGAEVRKKFTSLVKPEAEGVKFSRVTTSGPTLIVDVASETDRH encoded by the coding sequence ATGGATTCTCTCAACCACCCTTGTCCCGACGGAACTGGTGGGCCGTCGCGGAGTCAACACACCAATCTCTCGGGGAGCGAGTCTGACACCTCGTGTTATGACCACCTCCCAGCACAAGGGCAGTCGGAGGCCCATAGGCCACAAGACAATGACCCCGCGCTTAGCGAGTCGGAATTGGAGCCTCGGACACCTCGTGTTCGGAGCGCTAAGACGGCTGCAAGCGAGACGCTGACACGGACGCTCGCTGATACGAGCGAAAGTGAAAGCGAGAAAGAACGCAAGGCAAAGCTGAGGAAGCAGAAGAAACACCTTCGAAAAGTGCTCCGGCAGAGATCGAAGAGTGCGGACGCAGCAACCGAGCTAATGCCGCCACCCCGTCAGCCGGCGCCAAGAGCCGCGCCAAGAGCCGCGCCAAAGGCGGGAGATAAGCCGAAACCGGCGCAGGTAGCCGAGCGCAAGCCCGGCGGCCCAGTCGGGGACGGCGAAACGGGAAAGTCTGAACCGAAGGCGAAGACGAAGGCCTCGCGGCCGACGACACCGCCGGCGGGAAATACTCCAGACGGGTCAGAGCTGGCGCAGGTAGCTGGGCAAAAGCCCGGCGGCCCAGTCGGAGCTGGCACGTCTGCCCAGACTCGCCCGGCGGGAGAGACGACGGTCGTATGGCCGCAGTCTCAACCGTCGGAGACGGCGAAAAAGGTGCGGAAACCGGCGCAGGTAGCCAGGCAGCAGCCCGGCGGCCCAGTCGGTGACAGCGCCAGTAGTAGCCGCGCCTCTACGCCGACGTCGGGCACCGAAAGACGCAAGTCACGGATCCGACATAAGAAGCGTAAGAAGAACAAGCAGCCGGACTCGGCGCAGGTAGCTGGAATACAGCCCGGCGGCCCAGTCGAGGACGGCAAGTCCCGATACAAGGCAAGCCCTAGCAATCTTGCGACCATACAGCTTATCGCGACGCGGCTCGAGGACGTCCTGGAGCTCGTGGACGACTCTCTAAAACCAGGGCAACTGGTGGAGGAGAAAAGTCTGGGAGATTTCAGGAAGCGACTGAGAGCAAAGTTGTTTGACTGGGCTATGGCGCAATCGGCCCTCACTGGAAGGGTGGAAGCCTTGGAGGAGGAGATGGCGAAGACGAGAGCGGCGCCTACGGCGCCACCCAAGACCTTCGCTCAAGTTGTTGCCGCTCCGCCCTCGCCAGAACGGAAAACGCAGGCGATGATAACCAAAGCTCAGACAGAGAAGGCTACGCTCTTCATCAAGTCTAAGAGCAACGAAAGTGGCGCAGAAGTGCGAAAGAAGTTCACCTCCCTGGTCAAGCCGGAGGCTGAAGGTGTGAAGTTCTCACGGGTCACTACCAGCGGACCGACGCTCATCGTTGATGTGGCGTCTGAGACTGATCGCCATTAA